In a single window of the Terrirubrum flagellatum genome:
- a CDS encoding iron ABC transporter permease, whose translation MTSIASGESKRRTASAPAITQERLIQLGLLAILAALLVGPLAILIRAGFAPPNTLPFESWSITTANFRAIILDPTTPGLLANTLIYAAGSMGLGVAIATALAWLTERTDMPGRALIRTALFTWMAVPPVIIGFGWILLINPGNGALNAFARWAFGASAPFTIYSMWALIFITALSVAPTAHVMISGLLQNMDPQLEQAGKVHGATSVQIARRITLPLLTPGILSIGVFMLVAVVQAFDLPVIVGLTARIPVLSTRIFLLSSPDTGVPNYGLAAAFGTLLLVAAALLMWLYFRIVGAGEKYRVVSGRAFRTRRIALGRWRLFASTGSLLLLLVMISPVLILLWTSFLPFYRLPSIDGLSQLTLSTYRRVLALPSASGAILNTVPLVTVSATIVMLLSSLIAWISVRARGALSRALETLSFLPAAVPPIVMAMAILLMYLRTPLYGALALLIIGHITIYIAFGTRTMSSALVQIHKELTDAALVSGASLFAVFRRIIVPLVWPQILNGFLWVVAHSARDLTIPLMLMTASNMVVASLAWTMWDIPDLPAAAALSMLLVAVLLVVVAPLQLVIARATDRRA comes from the coding sequence ATGACATCCATCGCGTCTGGAGAAAGCAAGCGGCGAACAGCCAGCGCGCCGGCCATCACGCAAGAGCGCCTTATCCAGCTCGGCCTTCTGGCGATCCTCGCAGCGCTCCTTGTCGGTCCGCTCGCGATCCTTATTCGCGCCGGCTTTGCGCCGCCCAACACGCTGCCTTTCGAGAGCTGGTCAATCACAACAGCCAATTTTCGCGCGATCATTCTTGATCCAACGACGCCAGGACTTCTCGCCAATACGCTGATCTATGCCGCCGGCAGCATGGGACTCGGCGTCGCCATCGCGACCGCGCTGGCGTGGCTAACGGAGCGGACCGATATGCCGGGCCGCGCGCTGATCCGGACAGCTCTGTTCACCTGGATGGCGGTGCCCCCCGTCATCATCGGTTTCGGCTGGATTTTGCTGATCAATCCCGGCAATGGCGCGCTGAACGCGTTCGCCCGCTGGGCTTTCGGCGCGTCCGCGCCCTTCACAATCTATTCCATGTGGGCGCTGATCTTCATCACCGCGCTTAGCGTCGCGCCGACCGCGCATGTCATGATCAGTGGCCTCTTGCAGAACATGGACCCGCAGCTCGAGCAGGCTGGCAAGGTTCACGGCGCAACTTCCGTTCAGATCGCCCGGCGAATAACTCTCCCGCTCCTCACCCCGGGCATTCTCTCGATTGGCGTTTTCATGCTGGTCGCCGTCGTCCAAGCGTTCGATCTCCCGGTCATCGTTGGCCTCACCGCGCGGATTCCGGTTCTCAGCACGCGCATCTTCCTCTTGTCGTCGCCCGACACCGGCGTTCCGAATTACGGCCTCGCCGCCGCGTTCGGAACATTGCTCCTCGTCGCCGCCGCGCTGCTGATGTGGCTCTATTTCCGGATCGTTGGCGCGGGCGAGAAATATCGCGTCGTCAGCGGACGCGCCTTCCGGACGAGGCGCATCGCGCTCGGCCGTTGGCGACTCTTCGCATCGACCGGATCACTGTTGCTCTTGCTCGTGATGATTTCGCCTGTCCTCATTCTTCTCTGGACAAGCTTCCTGCCTTTCTACCGGCTGCCCAGTATCGATGGTCTCTCGCAGCTAACGCTGTCGACCTATCGACGCGTGCTCGCGCTGCCTTCCGCAAGCGGCGCAATTCTCAACACCGTCCCGCTCGTGACAGTGAGCGCAACCATTGTCATGCTACTGTCGAGTTTGATCGCCTGGATATCTGTCCGGGCTCGCGGAGCCCTGTCGCGCGCATTGGAAACATTATCATTCCTTCCCGCTGCCGTACCGCCGATTGTCATGGCGATGGCGATCCTGCTGATGTATCTGCGCACACCGCTCTATGGCGCGCTCGCCCTTTTGATCATCGGACACATCACGATCTACATCGCCTTCGGAACGCGCACGATGAGCAGCGCGCTCGTCCAGATTCACAAGGAACTGACCGACGCCGCGCTGGTGAGCGGCGCGTCTCTGTTTGCGGTGTTCCGGCGCATCATTGTTCCGCTGGTCTGGCCGCAGATTCTCAACGGCTTCCTCTGGGTCGTGGCGCACAGCGCGCGCGATCTCACGATTCCGCTTATGCTGATGACCGCTTCGAATATGGTGGTCGCGTCGCTCGCCTGGACGATGTGGGACATTCCCGACCTGCCGGCCGCCGCAGCGCTCTCGATGCTTCTCGTCGCGGTCCTGCTTGTCGTGGTCGCGCCGCTGCAACTCGTCATCGCACGCGCCACGGATCGCCGAGCCTAA
- a CDS encoding ABC transporter substrate-binding protein encodes MITRRHFGSVAAGAIAAAQAGDAFAQAPRKGGDAILAIAQAPPSLDAHITSAQASRNVTLHMYETLFARDENATPVPELAEGVNISADGRTYTFPIRKNVKFHNGKELDAKDVAASIDRYRKVGASPALVSAIDKIDASGASELTIRLKQPQSTFLDNISSPRAPIAIYPASEAAKEAGKIEYIGTGPYKFVEYKPDSHVKITRYDGYAFNPKGKQERDGFAGKKEAFIDTVTFRFMPEMGARVSAMEAGEIHHNETVDGPTAKRLASDKRFTIYKVLPFAVQAIKFNQAKAPGSDVNFRLAVQAALDMEEIMGISYADIYQLDASWLYPGHAFYSKAGAEKYNKADLKLGKELLAKSGYKGEKLTFITDAFRPNVDVATVFQQRLKDIGVNVEVAVNDWPTVSKVGFTPTGWDFWTHGIGIEPYEGPGSVMAIWVNGLSQGGAKDPKIDDLAQKFAAEPDEAKRRALFAEFQQYMYDAAVCMKAGNFGQFQVATAKLKNFTPYRIPRMWGAWLEA; translated from the coding sequence ATGATCACACGCAGGCATTTCGGTTCTGTCGCTGCAGGTGCGATCGCCGCCGCGCAGGCTGGCGACGCTTTTGCGCAGGCTCCGCGCAAGGGCGGCGACGCAATCCTCGCCATCGCGCAGGCGCCGCCGTCGCTCGATGCGCATATCACGTCGGCGCAGGCGTCGCGCAATGTGACGTTGCATATGTACGAGACGCTTTTTGCGCGCGACGAGAACGCTACTCCCGTTCCGGAGCTGGCGGAAGGCGTCAATATCAGCGCTGACGGGCGGACCTACACATTTCCCATTCGCAAGAACGTCAAGTTCCACAATGGCAAGGAGCTCGACGCGAAAGATGTCGCCGCTTCGATTGACCGCTACCGCAAGGTCGGGGCGTCGCCGGCATTGGTCAGCGCGATCGACAAGATTGACGCCAGCGGCGCAAGCGAACTCACGATCCGGCTGAAGCAGCCGCAATCGACATTCCTTGATAATATTTCATCACCGCGCGCGCCGATCGCGATCTATCCCGCGAGCGAAGCCGCAAAAGAGGCGGGCAAGATCGAATATATCGGCACCGGCCCGTATAAATTCGTCGAGTACAAGCCCGACAGCCATGTGAAGATCACGCGCTATGACGGCTATGCCTTCAACCCCAAGGGCAAGCAGGAGCGCGATGGCTTCGCCGGCAAGAAGGAAGCCTTCATCGATACGGTGACGTTCCGTTTCATGCCGGAGATGGGCGCGCGCGTCTCCGCCATGGAGGCCGGCGAAATCCATCACAACGAGACTGTTGATGGCCCGACCGCCAAGCGTCTTGCCTCCGACAAGCGCTTCACGATCTACAAGGTGCTGCCTTTCGCCGTGCAGGCGATCAAGTTCAATCAGGCGAAGGCGCCGGGCAGCGACGTTAATTTCCGCCTTGCCGTACAGGCGGCGCTCGATATGGAGGAGATTATGGGGATCTCCTACGCCGACATCTATCAGCTCGATGCGAGCTGGCTCTATCCCGGCCACGCCTTCTACAGCAAGGCTGGTGCCGAGAAATACAACAAGGCTGACCTGAAACTCGGCAAGGAGCTGCTGGCGAAATCAGGCTACAAGGGCGAGAAGCTGACCTTCATCACCGACGCGTTCCGTCCCAATGTCGACGTCGCGACCGTCTTCCAGCAGCGTCTGAAGGACATCGGCGTCAATGTTGAAGTGGCGGTCAATGACTGGCCGACAGTTTCTAAGGTCGGCTTTACGCCGACAGGCTGGGACTTCTGGACGCATGGCATTGGCATCGAACCCTATGAAGGGCCGGGATCGGTGATGGCGATATGGGTGAATGGCCTGTCACAAGGCGGCGCGAAGGATCCCAAGATCGACGATCTGGCGCAGAAGTTCGCCGCCGAGCCGGACGAGGCGAAGCGCAGGGCGCTGTTCGCCGAATTCCAGCAATACATGTACGACGCCGCGGTTTGCATGAAGGCGGGGAATTTCGGCCAGTTCCAGGTTGCGACGGCGAAGCTGAAAAATTTCACGCCCTATCGCATTCCGCGCATGTGGGGCGCATGGCTGGAGGCGTGA
- a CDS encoding ABC transporter permease has protein sequence MGRYLARRLAGAAIVLFLVSLMTFAMIWLVPGDPASAFLDASATPEQVARLRTALGLDKSLPLQMLDWYGRVLRGDLGQSILLNRSVAAALMERLPVTLSLAGFALVFAVFFGVAAGTVAAVNHNRWPDQVVMTAALFGLSTPDFWLGLVLVLVFAVELGWLPSGGFVALMDNPLGWLRSITLPALTLGLVQVGFIARMARASMLEALSQDFVRTARAKGLSRFTVVVRHSLPNALIPILTVIGIVAGALLGGAVIIEQVFSVPGVGRLIIGAIAARDFPVMQGGLLFLAVLYLFVNLVVDILYAVVDPRVRLV, from the coding sequence ATGGGACGATACCTGGCGCGTCGGCTCGCCGGAGCGGCCATCGTGCTGTTCCTGGTGTCGCTGATGACGTTTGCGATGATATGGCTGGTGCCGGGAGATCCGGCTTCGGCTTTTCTCGATGCAAGCGCGACGCCCGAGCAGGTGGCGCGCCTCCGCACGGCATTGGGTCTCGACAAGTCTCTGCCGCTCCAGATGCTTGACTGGTATGGCCGCGTTCTGCGCGGCGATCTCGGCCAGTCGATCCTTCTCAATCGATCGGTCGCCGCAGCGCTGATGGAGCGCCTGCCGGTGACTCTGTCCCTGGCCGGATTTGCGCTCGTCTTTGCAGTTTTTTTTGGCGTTGCGGCGGGAACTGTCGCAGCGGTGAACCATAATCGCTGGCCCGATCAAGTCGTGATGACAGCTGCGTTGTTCGGTCTCTCGACACCGGATTTCTGGCTCGGGCTCGTGCTCGTTCTTGTCTTCGCGGTCGAACTCGGCTGGTTGCCGAGCGGTGGCTTCGTCGCGCTGATGGACAACCCTCTGGGCTGGTTGCGTTCGATCACGCTGCCAGCGCTGACCCTCGGGCTGGTTCAAGTCGGCTTCATCGCCCGCATGGCGCGCGCCTCCATGCTCGAAGCGCTCAGCCAGGATTTCGTGCGAACCGCGCGCGCAAAAGGTCTGTCTCGCTTCACCGTTGTTGTCAGGCACAGCTTGCCCAACGCGCTCATCCCGATTCTCACCGTGATTGGCATCGTCGCCGGCGCGCTGCTTGGCGGCGCCGTGATCATCGAGCAGGTTTTTTCCGTTCCAGGCGTCGGGCGGCTGATCATCGGCGCGATCGCGGCGCGCGATTTCCCGGTCATGCAGGGCGGGCTGCTTTTTCTTGCGGTGCTCTACCTCTTTGTGAATCTCGTTGTCGACATTCTCTATGCGGTGGTCGATCCGCGCGTGAGGCTCGTATGA
- a CDS encoding mandelate racemase/muconate lactonizing enzyme family protein — protein sequence MKIDAVDFFYLSMPEVTDEADGSQDGLLVRVQAGEHTGWGECEAAPLPSIAAFVCPKSHGVCRPVADSVLGRPLRDVADIQRISADVAYNSMDLLQAPHTFSGVEMALRDALGKARGEPVWRMLGYRKSYPKTPYASVLFGDTPDETLSRARDARQRNFRAAKFGWGPIGRGSAADDADHFVAAREGLGVDGILLVDTGQIFIDDVERAAERLPALEQANVTWFEEPFAASALESYGALAKRSRKVKLAGGEGAHNAYMAKHLIDIGGVGFIQIDCGRIGGIGPSKEIADYAVAKGVTFVNHTFTSHLALSASMQAFAGLEDHKICEFPAMPKSLAIDMTANHLQPDSNGEIAAPDTPGLGIDIHKENVRSYLVDVDIHVNGRQLFTTAKI from the coding sequence ATGAAGATCGACGCCGTCGACTTTTTCTATCTGTCCATGCCCGAAGTGACCGACGAAGCCGATGGCAGCCAGGACGGGTTGCTCGTGCGCGTGCAAGCGGGCGAGCACACAGGCTGGGGCGAATGCGAGGCCGCGCCGTTGCCTTCGATCGCCGCCTTCGTCTGCCCGAAATCCCATGGCGTCTGTCGGCCCGTCGCCGACTCCGTGCTTGGACGACCGCTGCGCGATGTCGCGGACATCCAGCGCATTTCGGCTGACGTCGCCTATAACTCAATGGACCTGCTTCAGGCGCCGCACACTTTCTCCGGCGTCGAAATGGCGTTGCGGGATGCGCTCGGCAAGGCGCGCGGAGAGCCCGTGTGGCGGATGCTCGGATATCGCAAGAGCTATCCGAAAACGCCTTACGCATCCGTACTCTTTGGCGATACGCCCGATGAGACCTTGAGCCGTGCAAGAGACGCCCGCCAGCGCAATTTTCGAGCGGCGAAATTTGGCTGGGGGCCAATCGGGCGCGGCTCGGCGGCCGATGACGCCGATCATTTTGTGGCGGCGCGCGAGGGATTGGGCGTGGACGGGATTCTGCTCGTCGATACCGGGCAGATCTTCATCGATGATGTCGAGCGCGCGGCCGAACGTCTGCCGGCTCTTGAGCAAGCCAATGTGACCTGGTTCGAGGAGCCGTTCGCCGCAAGCGCGCTCGAAAGCTATGGCGCTCTGGCGAAGCGAAGTCGCAAGGTGAAGCTTGCGGGAGGGGAGGGCGCTCACAACGCCTATATGGCGAAGCATCTCATCGATATCGGAGGCGTCGGCTTTATCCAGATAGATTGCGGCCGCATCGGCGGCATCGGGCCGTCGAAAGAGATTGCGGATTACGCAGTCGCCAAAGGCGTGACCTTCGTCAATCACACCTTTACGTCGCATCTCGCGCTCTCGGCCTCGATGCAGGCCTTCGCCGGGCTTGAAGATCACAAGATCTGCGAATTTCCGGCGATGCCCAAATCGCTTGCTATCGACATGACGGCGAATCATCTCCAACCGGATTCCAATGGCGAGATCGCGGCGCCGGATACGCCGGGCCTCGGAATCGATATCCATAAGGAGAACGTGCGAAGCTATCTCGTTGACGTCGATATTCACGTGAACGGGCGCCAGCTTTTCACGACCGCCAAAATCTAG
- a CDS encoding ABC transporter substrate-binding protein encodes MMRLGLTMGMAFLALSMAGAIAQEPTFQSVLDGARKEGALVVRVTNPSSPEAHKALIDAFNKRFNLSLQIDWTPAGAPQTNVRVIAEASGGQGSVDLIGLGSAEDADTLRARDLLKPYPWEKVFGKELPQIGATVNAVMPDLRGYAFDLLDAVYGVGWNSQLVRDEDVPNTTAGLLDPKWKGKLALNAFFLNPLPTIAYIIGQDAMLDYARKLIDNRPILQRGSPVVMQALSVGQAPIGIITFHGAQRAIQQGQPVKFKFFSDYIMIYEGLIYVPENAPHPNAARLFMAWLATEGVMIAAKFEAMPRVADTDSDVAKLIREAQVKTSARIAAPPSLAEVANQQKLRDALTKLLTGAN; translated from the coding sequence ATGATGCGCTTGGGTCTCACGATGGGAATGGCGTTTCTCGCGCTTTCTATGGCCGGCGCTATCGCGCAGGAGCCGACGTTCCAGTCTGTTCTGGACGGAGCGCGCAAGGAGGGCGCGCTTGTCGTGCGCGTCACCAATCCAAGTTCGCCTGAAGCGCACAAGGCGCTGATCGACGCTTTCAACAAGCGTTTCAATCTTTCGCTGCAGATCGACTGGACTCCGGCCGGCGCGCCGCAAACCAATGTGCGCGTGATTGCGGAAGCCAGCGGCGGCCAGGGCTCTGTCGATCTCATCGGGCTCGGCAGCGCCGAGGATGCGGACACACTGCGCGCACGCGATCTGCTGAAGCCCTATCCCTGGGAGAAAGTTTTCGGCAAGGAGCTGCCGCAGATCGGCGCGACCGTGAACGCGGTGATGCCTGACCTCAGGGGCTATGCATTCGACCTTCTCGACGCCGTCTATGGCGTGGGCTGGAATTCGCAGCTCGTGCGCGACGAGGACGTACCGAACACGACCGCCGGACTTCTCGATCCGAAATGGAAAGGCAAACTTGCGCTCAACGCGTTCTTCCTCAATCCGTTGCCGACCATCGCCTACATCATCGGCCAGGATGCGATGCTCGACTACGCGCGCAAGCTGATCGACAACAGGCCAATCCTGCAACGCGGCAGTCCGGTCGTGATGCAGGCGCTCTCGGTCGGCCAGGCGCCGATCGGCATCATCACCTTCCACGGCGCGCAACGCGCCATCCAGCAAGGACAGCCGGTCAAGTTCAAGTTCTTCTCGGACTACATCATGATCTATGAGGGCCTGATCTATGTGCCGGAGAACGCGCCTCATCCGAATGCGGCGCGGCTGTTCATGGCCTGGCTCGCCACCGAAGGCGTCATGATCGCCGCGAAATTCGAGGCGATGCCACGGGTCGCCGACACCGATTCCGATGTGGCGAAGCTGATCCGCGAAGCGCAGGTCAAGACCTCCGCCAGGATCGCGGCGCCGCCATCGCTCGCCGAGGTCGCAAACCAGCAGAAACTTCGCGACGCGCTGACGAAGCTGCTCACCGGCGCCAACTGA
- a CDS encoding M81 family metallopeptidase has translation MKRILIVECMQEISSFNPMPSGYENFHIRRGEEVYEQRGKNLSIGGALAVFEARRDIEVIPAISARSGSAGLLSAEGWRKLSGRIMAEVKARIDSVDAVYFSLHGAMGADGELDPEGFLLKETRALAGNKPIVISLDLHGILTDRMLKQIDGLAIYWTYPHVDFFDTGRRAAELLLRIMDRLVKPKIARVVIPSLVRGDELITKIGCYGDLLRECTRLEAEGVAMAAGIMIGNPFTDVPELCSQVLVMTDGDDEVAKREAIRLAEEFWPLRFRMQGKLISLDRAIAQAKSIEGPVIFTDAADATSSGASGDSNAIIDALRRASYGKRVLAPIVDAAAAEAAVKAGVGGEIEVTLGGSVDPRRYTPMKVRARVKLLSDGSARLETMKAPLEAGPTAVLTFDNFTVLVMSRSVSLFDRAMYFANGLNPRDFDLIVVKSPHTEHHMFDSWSEKNFNIDAPGATSANLKSLGHTICARPMYPLDENVTFAPRAAIYGR, from the coding sequence ATGAAGCGCATTCTTATCGTCGAGTGCATGCAAGAGATTTCCTCCTTCAATCCAATGCCATCGGGATATGAGAATTTTCATATCCGGCGCGGTGAGGAGGTCTACGAACAGCGGGGCAAGAACCTGTCGATCGGCGGGGCGCTTGCGGTTTTCGAGGCTCGCCGGGATATCGAGGTCATTCCGGCGATCTCTGCTCGCTCGGGCAGCGCAGGCCTTCTCTCGGCGGAAGGCTGGCGCAAACTGTCCGGGCGGATCATGGCGGAGGTGAAAGCCAGGATCGACAGTGTCGACGCGGTCTATTTCTCGCTGCACGGCGCCATGGGCGCGGATGGAGAGCTTGATCCCGAAGGCTTCCTGCTCAAGGAGACGCGCGCGCTTGCCGGGAACAAGCCGATCGTGATCTCGCTTGATCTGCATGGCATCCTGACCGACCGCATGCTGAAGCAGATCGATGGGCTCGCGATCTACTGGACGTATCCCCATGTCGATTTCTTCGACACCGGTAGGCGCGCGGCGGAACTGCTGCTGCGCATCATGGACAGGCTGGTGAAGCCGAAAATCGCGCGTGTGGTCATTCCGTCATTGGTTCGGGGCGACGAGCTGATCACAAAAATCGGATGCTACGGCGATCTCTTACGTGAATGCACGCGGCTTGAAGCCGAGGGCGTCGCCATGGCTGCAGGCATCATGATCGGCAATCCGTTCACCGACGTGCCCGAGCTTTGCTCGCAGGTTCTCGTTATGACGGACGGTGACGACGAGGTTGCGAAACGCGAAGCAATTCGCCTTGCGGAGGAGTTCTGGCCGCTTCGATTCCGGATGCAGGGCAAGCTCATCTCGCTTGATCGGGCGATTGCGCAGGCGAAGTCAATCGAAGGCCCCGTGATTTTCACCGACGCGGCCGATGCGACGTCATCGGGCGCATCGGGAGACAGCAACGCCATTATCGATGCGTTGAGGAGGGCCAGCTATGGTAAGCGCGTGCTGGCGCCGATCGTAGATGCGGCTGCGGCGGAGGCCGCGGTGAAGGCGGGCGTCGGCGGCGAGATCGAGGTGACACTCGGCGGCTCTGTTGATCCCCGGCGCTATACGCCAATGAAAGTCAGGGCGCGCGTGAAGTTATTGTCAGACGGCTCGGCGCGACTCGAAACCATGAAGGCGCCGCTTGAGGCTGGCCCGACAGCGGTGCTGACCTTCGATAATTTCACGGTTCTGGTAATGAGCCGGTCAGTCAGCCTGTTCGATCGGGCGATGTATTTCGCGAATGGGCTTAATCCCAGGGATTTTGATTTGATCGTGGTGAAATCGCCTCACACAGAGCACCACATGTTCGACTCCTGGTCCGAGAAGAATTTCAATATCGATGCACCCGGCGCGACATCCGCCAACCTGAAAAGTCTCGGCCATACCATTTGCGCCAGGCCGATGTATCCGCTTGACGAGAACGTGACGTTTGCGCCTCGCGCTGCGATCTACGGACGCTGA
- a CDS encoding ABC transporter ATP-binding protein: MLAVDSLTKIYPQRSGVDPVRALRGVSVEVAKGEVFALLGPSGCGKTTLLQSIAGLETPNSGRVAIAGAAIFDGEAGIEIPTNRRRLGMVFQSYAIWPHMSVFDNVAFPLQHGGRRVERAEVRRRVLDALAKVELAALADRPAPHLSGGQQQRVALARAIVHEPDLLLLDEPLSNLDARLRVTMRTELRRLVTALGITTIFVTHDQIEALAIADKIALMRSGEIVQAGAPQQIYLQPRTAFVADFMGRSNMLPGRVTGAVEIEGRKALRFVTEIGEFASTVESLVAIGDTGSLVVRPQAVKVTQDAAAAGANRFAGVLASRAFLGDMDEADVRIGGHLLKVDLNAYDAFAAGDAVTIEIPPDRCCIVAADA; this comes from the coding sequence ATGCTTGCTGTTGACAGCCTGACCAAGATCTATCCGCAACGCAGCGGGGTCGATCCCGTGCGCGCATTGCGCGGCGTCTCCGTCGAGGTCGCCAAAGGCGAGGTCTTTGCGCTGCTCGGGCCAAGCGGCTGCGGAAAGACGACGCTGCTGCAATCCATCGCCGGACTGGAGACGCCGAACTCAGGACGCGTCGCCATCGCAGGCGCCGCCATTTTCGATGGAGAAGCTGGCATCGAAATCCCGACCAACCGCCGCAGGCTTGGAATGGTTTTTCAATCCTACGCGATCTGGCCGCACATGAGTGTCTTCGATAACGTCGCCTTTCCGCTCCAGCATGGCGGCCGCAGGGTGGAGCGCGCCGAAGTAAGGCGGCGGGTGCTCGACGCGCTCGCAAAAGTCGAACTCGCAGCTCTCGCCGATCGGCCAGCGCCGCATCTCAGCGGTGGACAACAGCAACGCGTCGCGCTGGCGCGCGCGATCGTGCATGAGCCCGATCTTCTTCTTCTCGATGAGCCGCTCAGCAATCTCGACGCGCGACTCCGTGTCACGATGCGAACGGAATTGCGACGGCTTGTGACGGCGCTTGGAATCACCACGATTTTCGTGACGCATGATCAGATCGAAGCGCTGGCGATCGCCGACAAGATCGCGTTGATGCGCAGCGGTGAAATCGTGCAGGCCGGTGCGCCGCAACAGATCTATCTGCAGCCGCGCACCGCTTTCGTTGCCGACTTCATGGGCCGCAGCAACATGCTGCCAGGCCGCGTCACAGGCGCCGTGGAGATCGAAGGGAGAAAGGCGTTGCGCTTCGTGACCGAGATCGGCGAATTCGCCTCGACGGTCGAGAGTCTGGTCGCGATCGGTGACACAGGCAGCCTTGTTGTGCGGCCGCAGGCGGTGAAGGTAACGCAAGACGCGGCCGCGGCAGGCGCCAACAGATTCGCCGGCGTGCTCGCGAGCCGCGCCTTTCTCGGCGACATGGACGAAGCGGATGTTCGCATCGGCGGACATCTGCTCAAGGTCGATCTCAACGCCTATGACGCATTTGCGGCTGGCGACGCCGTGACCATCGAGATTCCACCGGATCGCTGCTGCATCGTCGCAGCGGACGCTTAG
- a CDS encoding ABC transporter permease translates to MSVCVMNDLHVGRSPAREALGRLLRHRSFVIGATLMLVMVVNALGADWLAPFDPLRNNFRARLHPPDTVNWFGADHFGRDILSRVMFGARTSIAIGAMVVVLTGVCGVAIGATAGYFWRFDQPLMRLMDALMAFPSIVLAMVVSAVLGASITNVVIALSIATTPHTARIVRASVLLGKELNYVEAIRGLGASEFRILFRHVLMNSLGPLIVRLTYVFAIAILSEAALSFVGAGPPPPAPTFGSIIAQGRDFMREAPWITVFPGLAIMFCVLGLNLMGDGLRDVLDPRMKI, encoded by the coding sequence ATGAGCGTCTGCGTCATGAATGACTTGCATGTCGGCCGGAGTCCGGCGCGCGAGGCGCTGGGACGACTTCTGCGACACCGTTCTTTCGTGATCGGCGCGACGTTGATGCTGGTGATGGTCGTCAACGCTTTAGGCGCGGACTGGCTCGCTCCGTTCGACCCGCTACGCAACAATTTCCGCGCGCGCCTGCATCCGCCGGATACTGTGAACTGGTTCGGAGCAGATCACTTCGGCCGCGACATCCTGAGCCGCGTGATGTTCGGCGCGCGCACCTCGATCGCGATCGGCGCCATGGTTGTCGTTTTGACGGGGGTCTGCGGCGTCGCGATTGGCGCCACGGCGGGATATTTCTGGCGTTTCGATCAGCCATTGATGCGGTTGATGGATGCTCTCATGGCGTTTCCATCCATCGTGCTTGCGATGGTCGTCAGTGCGGTGCTGGGAGCGTCAATCACCAACGTCGTCATCGCGCTGTCGATCGCTACAACGCCGCACACCGCGCGTATCGTTCGCGCCTCGGTGCTCCTGGGGAAAGAGTTGAATTATGTTGAGGCGATCCGGGGGCTCGGGGCGAGCGAGTTCCGCATTCTGTTTCGGCATGTGCTGATGAATTCGCTGGGGCCTCTGATTGTTCGACTGACCTATGTCTTCGCGATCGCCATCCTGTCGGAGGCGGCATTGTCGTTCGTCGGCGCGGGACCGCCGCCGCCGGCGCCGACTTTCGGATCGATTATCGCGCAAGGACGGGATTTCATGCGCGAGGCGCCCTGGATCACGGTCTTTCCCGGGCTTGCGATCATGTTCTGTGTGCTGGGGCTTAACCTCATGGGCGACGGCCTGCGCGACGTCCTCGATCCCAGAATGAAGATATGA